The genomic window ctgccctgcttcccagCTGGCAGCCAGCGCCTGCCGGCTCCTGGCAAAGCACCCCCGGCGATGCCATTTCTCGCTGCGGAGCCGCCTCGGGCACCGGGCTGAGCGCTCCACGTGCCTGATGCTCTATACGCAAAGTTCGAGGAACCCCAACTGCTGTCCCCACCCAGAGCCGGAAGGGAGGCTCCCAGGCACAGGGGCCGCGGCGCGGGGACACTGGCCACGGCACGGCAGCTGCCCGCCCCACTGCCGCTGGGCGCATCCCGCGCGGTGGACCCCGCTGTCCTGCCGCGCGCGCAGGGGCCCGGCGGCGAGCTTTGCCCTCTCTCTGCGCTGGATCCACCAGCGAGGTCCTTTGATGTTCCTCCCGCCGGGGGAGCTCAGGGAGGGGCACGGGGCGCCTTCTCTGGCCGCGGAGCCAATTAGAGGGGTCGCGGACCCCGCCGACCCCGCGCGGGAAACGCCGAAGGCAGCCACGCCGGGGCTCCAGGCGCGCAGCGCGGGGCCGGGCAGTTCTGAGAAGccgaacctgggaggcagcaccgcCCGCGGCGGAGCTCAGCGGGGCACCCGCGGCCGGGGAGGGCCGCAGGGGGCGAGGCCGTGCGGGGTGCCCAGCGAGCGAGCGGagcccctccttcctcccacgCACACCCGCAGTGGGTTCCGCGCACGGCCTCGCCTTCCGCAGGTGCGCCCCCCCTCCCGGCCAGACGAGCCACGGCGTGGGGGTCTCCAGGCAGGAACAGGGCTCAGTCCCACTCCGCAGGGGCACGGGAGGTGAGCCGGGACCGCCAGCGCAGGTCCACGAATGTCGCCTTCCGCAAGAGGAACTTGGGCCTCGATTTTTATGAACTCCCTCCGCCTCACAAATGCAGCGTGATTCTGAGATCCCACCGGGCAGGACCGCCTCCTCTATTCACCGGGAACCCCCTCCCCAAAAGCAGCCTATGAAGAATTCTGACTTACCCGCATCTGTGACAATAGCCCCATTCAACAGATGAGAAGAGCGAGGTGACCCTGCCCAAGGGCTTCAATGGCAAGCGctcagggcggggcgggggaggtgggggggtgcTGTGTGCAGTCCCCGCCCCCAGAGCTCAGCCGGGCAGCGGGAGCCCAGCTGTGGCCCCTTGATGGGCGCGAGGAAGGTGCAGGATGACCAAGCAGGGCGGGCGCAGCAGGGAGGGGCTCCTGGCCACGGCGCCACAGTCGGTGGCTGGAGGGGGCACCCTTCCCTTTCCCGCCTTTCTCCCCCTCTTCTGGAGTACAGGTGGGAGCCTCAGGCATTCGAGTGACCTTGACGGTGACCTCCGGCCTCTGGGCatgcttgggggaggggagaaggactTTGGCTCAGCGCCTGCTCGGCCAAGCATCCACCTGCCCGCCGGGGCCTCCCactgcagggagccaaggacccAGGGCCAGGGGGCTTCCCTCTTCCTGAGCAGCCCGCAGCCATGGCGGCCTGGGTCGCTGGGTCCCAGTGGACATCCTGTGAGCGTGCAGCAGGAGCCCACTCGGCTCACCCCTTCCCGGGCCGCCCTCCGGGGCCCTGCCCTGGACTCATCCCTCTCTGGGTGCTTGCTGTGGACACCCCATGCCTGGCACCCACTGAGGCTCAGCGTCTGAACCCGTGAGTGCCACGGCGTTGACCGTGGAGTCCACGATGTCTGGGCCTGCCCTGCCAGCCTCCGGTGCAGCAGGGGCCGTGGCCTCCACGCTGGGCAGCGGCCCTTCAGTGGGCAGGCAGCTAAGCCCTCACTGGCCGGAAGGTGCCGCCTGCCGGGCTGCAGGTGCCCTGTCCTCCAGGGGTGGCCACCGGGGGCCGGTGCCCGAGGCCTGTGGTTTGGACAGGGGACCTAATGAGGATGGATGGCGTGGGGGCCTGCACAGGCGGCGGCCGGCTCCTTCCCAAACAACGATGGAGTTTCCGCGAGATGCCGGGTGGCAGGGAGGTGATCCTGACAGATGTCCGGCGGCGGCCGGGCCAAGATTGCTTCTGACGGAAGCCCAAATGGATATTAACGGCTGTCGGCCGGGCGGGCACTTCCGAGACAGACCAGGCTCCCTTCCAGAGCTTCAGCGGCAGGTGCGGGCACTCCTCCTGGAGGCCCCTCTCGTCGCCCGGGAGACCGGCTCAGGTCCATGGCGAGCGAGGCACGAGAAGCTGCCGGAACTCCGATTCCTGGCCCGCCCGGGGCGTCCCAGAGGCAGGGGCAATAACTCAGACTTCTTAGGGAAACAGCACTTTGCAGCCGCAGACACACGGAGCCGGCGCACGGAAAAGCCCCCTCCGGGGCCGAGGCAGGTGCACGGGGATGTCTGCCTTGGGGAGCCTCTGGGAGGGGGGATTCTCACCTGCTCTCTGGCTGCCTCCTAATGGCTGCCTTGGGCCCACCACCGCCTCCCCTCGCCCCTGCCCGCATCCCGTCTCTGCTGGGTAGGCTGACCCCTCTCCAAACCGCCCCGGCCACTCACCCTCGCATCCCACTCACAGCTGGCTCCCAGAGCCTTGCCTCTCGCCTCCCTGCCTGGTCACTCACTCTACCTGCTGGGACCCTTCTCTCCGGCGTGCTCGCCGGCCTGGACATCAACAGACCAAAACAGTCCAGAGCCGCTCTGTGATGAGAAACCAAGTCCAAGACTGGGGACCAGGGATGCTGCCACGTGGGCACCCTGGAGAGAGCTGatccccccgcccctgcccccaccagggcCTGCTCTCTGGAGCGCCGGGACCTCCCTCCTAGGGTGGAGCTCCAGGATCTGGGGTCTCGGTGTGTCTGCCAGTGCCTTGCACAGAGTGGGGCCCCCACTGTCCTCAATGGGGGTCACACAGCTTCCAGACACAGAGCAAAACACTTTGCAAACGCTAGCGGCGGAAGCTGAGGTCAATCCCGCGAAGCCTGGGTATCCTCCCTGTCAGTAAGGGCTGCAGGCCCCACCCTCGGGGGCCCCACGAAtggaggcagcagccaggggagcCGAGAGCAGCCGCGGGAGGCACAGCTGCAAAGCAACCGCATGGCTGCACCCCAGGCCTGCACCCGACCTGGCGGGGCGTGTCCATGGCCCAGTCTAGCTGCGTGGCCGGCACCCCGTGGCCGTGGCCCTGGGGCATTGGGGTCCCTGCCCCGGCCTGGCCTGGGGGGTTTCTCATTCTGCTGTGCTGGTGTCTCCAGTCCCCCAGTGTCCCCGTGGCACACTCCTGTGCGGCTCTCTAGAGCTCCACGTggtgcagggtggggtggggggtctccCCACTTCACAGCTCAGGAAACCCAGGCTCTGGGAACTTAGGTAATCGCCCACCATCACACAGATGAGAGCCGCCCGTGGATGACAGAGCTCAAGCAGGTGGTTTCCCCTCTcgccagcagagggcgcccgcGCACACCTGCCGAGGATGCGGGAAACACCccctccagctctcctctgtccaACACCCTCGATGGCTCTCCAGCGCCCGTCCCAAACTCTGCAGCCTGGGATCCCGACAGGATGGCCCCTCACGTGCCGCACACCCCAGCCGATTGTCCCCCGAACATGCCGCGGGCCCTCTGACGCCAGGCCCTACTTAGGGTGACCCCTCCTCCATGAGCCCCCGCCTCATCCCACATCCTGGGTCTGAGTCTCGGCTTCTCTCTCGTTCCAGCTtccctgtgcaccctggaggcagcaggtgatggcgtaAGCAGCTGAGCCCCGacagccacaggggagaccctggTCGCGCCCccgattcctggcttcggccccagCTCTcggtggcatttggggagtgaaccagcagatgggcggcttctctttctgtctctgcctctcgagTAAATAAAACGCAAAGTTCTGCACAAAATCAAACAGCAGCCAGCAGTGTCCCTGCTAAGCCCCAACGTCGAGCCCGAGCCCCCAGAGGGTCAGAAGCCGTCCATTTTGGGGAGGGGGCGGTCAGCCCCTTTCCCGCTGTCAGTCAGCAATCCCGGCTCCAGGATGCGGGATGCGGTCGGCACCGCACCGCCCACGGGACCATTGCTGCTGCCGTGTGCACAGCACGGGAGCTAAGGATGGCGTGGACTGTTTAAGTGGCTAAAAAAAGATCAAAAGAggaattcttatttatttctttaagtttatttattcttatttgtttcaaaggcagagagatatctcattcactccccaaatgcccgcaatagccagggctggaccaggccaaagccaggagccaggggccccacCCCGGTCTCCCAGGAGGGcggcgggggcccaggcactgtctgctgcctcccagggcgagcctcaccaggaagctgggtcagaagcagagctggggccggcgccgcggctcactaggctaatcctccgccttgcggcgccggcacaccgggttctagtcccggtcggggcgccggattctgtcccggttgcccctcttccaggccagctctctgctgtggcctgggagtgcagtggaggatggcccaagtgcttgggccctgcaccccatgggagaccaggagaagcacctggctcctgccatcggatcagcgcagtgcgccggctgcagcatgccagctgctgcggccattggagggtgaaccaacggcaaaaaggaagacctttctctctgtctctctctctcactgtccactctgcctgtcaaaaaaataaaaaaatataaaaaaaaataaaagaagaagcagaactgggattcGAACCTAGGCCCTCACATTTGGGCCGCGGGCACCAcaagcagcggcttcacccacggCGCCGCAGCACCTGTCCCCGCAGACTTcttaaaaatatgctttaaataATACTGCAGGGAGAATCCAACAAATTTCCTGCAGCGCGAATTTCAGCGTCTACACGGAAAGCCTGGGAAGGAAGCCACGCCCGAGCCTGGCTCCTGTGTCCCATTTCCCTGCAAAAGCGGACGTGGGGCGCTGCCCGGAGACAGCCAGCCCACACCGACCCACGCAGACCGAAGCCCGCAGGGCCTCCCATGCGCCCGCACGCCCACCCTGCTCCAGGGTCCTCCAACCGGGGCCGCTGTCCCCTTCCTGCCTGTACCCCGCCCTTTGAGGGGCAGCTAGAACATTCCACGGCCACCATTTCCCAGCCGGGGCAgagaccaggagacaggaattggACGGCTCCTGTCCCGGAAGTCAGGGGGTCTCTGCCCCCACAGCCCCCGGGAGTCCCACCAGCAGCAGGCTGCACCCAGCGCCTCCCGGAGAACCAGGACCTGGGCAGCTCAGAGGCGGGGTAGCAGGTGCGGGCGCCGCTCCCTCGGGGCACAAAGCCCCGGCCACCGCTTCAGGCTTCCGTGGGTGAGGGGCCGCTcaggcaccccccccccgccccgggcctccCCGTGCCGAGACTCACCGTCCAGCCTCCGCCGTCCGTGCGCATGTCGCAGTAGACCTGGAAGCCGGCGGGGTAGTGCGTGGGGAAGATGGAGTAGACGCCGTCGTCCTGCTGCCCGCTCAGGAGGACGTCCAGGCAGTCCCGGGGCCGAGAGCCTGAGGCGGGGGAGGGCGGTCAGGCCGAAGTccacgcccccaccccgccccgccccacgccgTCACGCGGGGTCACCTGGGCTAGAGTACCGGCTTTCATTCTGCCCTCACTGCACCAGTCACCCCGAGCCTCGTCTTCCCCGTCTGCAAAATGGGCACCCTGGCCGTCGCAGCGCAGGGTGAGGAGGCCCAGCTGTGTGCTGGACGCGAGGGTGCAGGGACAGGGCATGGGCCCCacgggagcagggctgggccccagctttccctgcctccctgcacgCCCAGGTCACCGGAGGAAGGAAGCCCCCCGGCACACTCACCGCTGGCACAGCCCCGGGGCCGGGCGGCCCTGGCAGGTGCTCTCTGAAGATCGGCCTTGACGCGGGGCCGGCCCAGCCCCCGGTCCCTCTGCAGGGCGTCCAGGACGTCGCTGACCGAGGTCACCAGGTGAGCCATGTGGCCTTGGCTCTCGGACAGAAGCTGCACAGAGCAGCAGGGGTCAGCAGGGGGCAGGCGGCCTCcgtgcggccccgccccgccccggccctagGTCTCTGTCCAGGCAATCTGAGGGGTCAGCTGGGCGGGGACCTCCGGGGCTCAGAGGGCGGGGGACTCCAGCAGGCACTGCCGCCCCCAAGCCCTGGTCTGGGGACAGTCCTGGGCGTTCAGCCAGACGAGGTGGCCGGGAAGATGCCGTGCTGGATTCTACCCTCGCTCACCCATGTGGTGAGCGCCTTTCCCAGGCTCCACCTCATCCGAGAAACGGGGCTAATGTCACCCTCTCCCCCCAGCCAAGCCGCACAGCGCCCCCCACTGCTGTCCCCTGATCCTTAAGGAAGATTGTGAGTGAGGGGCCACTACTCAGGGGCACACGGGAGGCTTCGGGCAACGAGGAACgaggaccccacccccacaccctcaGGGCTTTGAGTGTCTGTGGCTCTGGGACGTCCACCACCtcactgtccccccacccccacccccacccccaccccgccgagAAGAGCTAGGACTGGCGTTATCACTTCCTTGttacaaatggggaaactgaggcccagcagGAGAGGTCCCTGAGGGTGAATGGCCTCTGGCCACTTCCCTAGGGCCAGGGTAGGGTAAGGCAGGGCAGCCGTAGGcacccaggctgagctgggaccccaccccctctctgcaGGAGCCCGCAAGAGCCACCCCTCCCAGTCTGCTTGCAGTGGGGAGCGCTGGGGTGCGGTTGGACGCTGGAGGGGTCGGCTGCTCTGTCCActgctcaccccccaccccatcacagGCCTGGGGTCTGGAGCACCCCAGGTCAGGGCCCTTGGGGCCTCTTGGCTCTGGCCACTGCCCGAGTTGTCTAGGGTCtgtcctctccccaccccggggCTCCAGGGGGAGGCAGCACCAcgaggagggggaggcagggtcaGGGCAGCCCAGGCCACCAGCCAGCACCAGGGTCTTCGTGGCCTGAGCCTGTCACGTGGCAGACCAGCGCCCCCTGGAGGAAGAGAACTAGAAGCACACCTGGGAAAGGGCTCCCGGCTCAGCCAGGCAgggcccccacccctgcaaagCTCTTGGTCCCCTTGATTCAGGGAGGGCTGGGTCTGGGacgaggggagggggcagggcagccccCAGGGGGCGCCGGGCAGCCGCTGTTGGGAGTGTGGGGGGTATGGTAAGACTCCAGGTTAAGtctccccagctcagcccagccgtCTGAGACCTGGAGAAACCCGGGCCCAgtgccccctgccctctgctccccggCTTCGTCTTTAAAACGCCCACACAAACTTGCCACAAGCTAACGTGCGCATGGGGCCCGCCTGCTGAGCGGTGCACTGCGCAATCAGGGCGGCTGCTTCTGCCACCAAGCCTCAGTCTGCCCCTCCACAAAATGGGGTCACAGactcacccgactcctggggttcCTGGGAGGTTGCCAggttagcaaagagctgggcaCACAGGGTGGCACAGTACCTCCCACGTGCCAGGAGCCGCGGGCCAAGGCCCCAGGTCAGCAGCCCTGGCCCGGGCTGTGTTGTCCTCTCTTGGCAGGTGAGGAGGGGGctcctcctgcctgcccagggtcCCCCAGCTGCTGCGGGCGGGGCCCGGCCAGGAGTCCAGGTCTCagggcagcctggctcagcctagcccagcctcaggcacgcccctccctccccgcacTGGGGTCAGCGGCCAGGGGGGGCCAGAGACCCAGGACCCTGCCTCTCATCCAGCACCCAGGGTGCTGTGGGCACTGCTCTGAGACCCCGGGCTGGCAGCTGGGGTCTGTGACGctgggagaggaatgaggagaCACGGCTGGCTGCCTCTGCACGAGACACAGACACTCGGGCTCTGGACTCATCTGGAGTCTGTGGCACACGCGTCAACTCCGACACGTCTGCAGAAGGAAATACATCAGGCAAGCCGGCCGCTGTGCGCCCAGCAAAGCTATTAGTCTCGTGGgtccggggtgggggcggggccacggGGGGAGTTGGGAGCCCCTGGTCACCCAGGAATCTAGAGACCCCCCGGGCCTGCTGGGGAgccggcaggaagctgcagccgcTGTGGGCGGGCCGGGGTGGGAGCACCTTTCTGGCGGTCACCAGCTGTAGCGCCCGGAGGGGAGAAGCCGGGTCATCCTGGGTgtccggggtggggtggggggcggcagggCCTTGGCCCCTGCCCCTAAGGATATGAGTCACTCGGGTGACGTGGCAGCGGCTGAGGCTGTGCAGGGATGGCCCTGGGACCCGGGACAAGTGACCTGGGCCACCACGTTCAGTCGGGCAAATGGTGGGAACAGATCCCTGCTCCTGTGTcgctggggtgtggggtgtgacCGCGGAGCCCACGGCAGAGacccctggcccagacccagcagcACCCTCGGGACTTCCCTGCGCCAGGCCTGGTTTGCTGCTGATAGATACGGGGCCACAGGTGCTAAATAGCCAGGGCCAGCGGCAAAGAGCATGGGACGGaccctgggttcgaatcctggctccccggggctgtgtggcctgggatgAGACGCTtcgcctctctgagcctcacggCTTTGTCTGCGGGTGAGAACAGCAGCCGCCCTGAGCCCAGACCCCCTGCCCCagaccctggggaggggcagccccaggagcagAGACCCCAGCCCTCTTACCTGGATGAGCCGGCCCTGCTCGTGCTGCAGGGCGCTGAGCCCCTGGCCCAGGGAGCCGTGGCCCTTGCGCAGCCCCGCGCACTCGGCCTGCAGCTCCGAGGCCCGGGCCAGCAGCCGGGGCAGCTGCTCGGCCAGCGTGtccagcagctcctgctcctgctcgcCCGCCCGCCGCggctgggcctggtgctggctcAGCGCCTGTAGCACGGAGGCCTGGGCGCCCTCCAGGCGGGCGAAGCCGTCGGCAAGGTCAGGGCAGCGCGGGTCGATGACGATGCTCAGGTGTGAGCTGTCTGCCCTCTCCACGGTGACCAGCGCGCTGTTGGCCCCAGCCGGCCCCGTGCTGACCACGGGCGGGGGCGCCGTGCCCGGCGCGTGGGCGTGGTTCAGGAAGAGGACGGTGCCGGTGACGGCCACGGCCAGCAGCACGGCCAGGGCCAGCAGCACGGTGCACAGGGCATAGCCGCAGCTCGGCCGCTGCGGGGCAGCCCAGGACAAACGGACACGGACACAGACacggacagggagagaggggcgAGCGTTAGAGGCAGGCGGCGTGGGGCTCAGAGAACCCTctagtgggggcagggagagggcgctgtacagagacagagaggaggaaccACAGGGCCAGGGAcacggacacacagacacagtgcgagggggagagcgagagagatcccaggggagagacacggagagaccGGAAAGGAGAAACTGGGGCAGAGAGACCGGGAGACAGAAGGAgcgccctgccccctgccccgtgcCCCAGGCCCTTTGCTTGTGCAGCCACACGGCCCCTCGCAGACCCCTCCCTGGGGGAGCCTCCTGCTGTGCGGCCAGACGGGGCGGGGCTCTGAGTCCTGGGCGGGGCCCTATCCGAGCCTTTCTGAGTCTGTTCACCTGTGAGATGGGTGTGCTAACGACACTCACCTCTCCGCACCTGGGCACCCGCTGGGGGCACTCGGAAGAGCGGGCTCTGCTGGTGAGGGCAATGGCCGTACAAAGGGGCGGGCTGTCCCCAGGACACGAGCGCCCCGAGGGAACGGGCGCCTGGCACTCACAGTCCCTGTCAACCTGGCGCACGCACAGCCCCGGAGTCCGGACACGGCTCTGCCCGAGGCTGTTCTGCGGCCCTGGGCACACAGGGGCCACCCCCTCGCCCCTCTGCTCCCGCGTCACAGGGCAGACTGCTGGCAGGACACAGGGTCACGGCCGCCTGCGGCTCAGGCCACCGTGACGCCCCGGACCTGCGAGGTGGCCAAGGTGGGCAGCTCAGAGGCGGCACAGGCCTGCTGAACACCTTGTGCAAGGACAGAGCCGGGAGGGGACAGTGCCAAGGGGCAGCTGAGTtccaggaggagccgggactctaCGGCCGCGAAGGCTTTGGGGGCGCAGATCCCTGGACCAAAGCGCtcggaggggggggggggcggacgcACATCTGACACGGGGCGGAGGGCGGGGACTGAGGCCCAGGGGGTCCTCCCGGGCTGCCCGCCTGTCTCTGCCTCGCATTGCCACAGCGCggacgcggggcgggggcggccctgGCCGTGACTGGCGGCCCCGCCTCTCGCCTCACTGCATCCGAGGGCTGACGATGCCACAGGGCAGGCGGCTTCTTTCCCAGAAACTCGAAACCAAGTAACGCCTGCACGTGGCACCCTGGGAAGCCGGGCAGCAGCTGGACAGCCAGAGCCCCAAGGACGCGGTCTCTTCGTTCCAGGCAGCGGGAGGGAGCGCTCCCTGGCCTGCCCCTGGTGCCCTGGCATCCCAGGGCTCGGGGCCGCACGCCTGCCCTGCTCTGTCTATTCCGGATCCACCCACCCAGCCGACTACACAAACCACAGCTCCCTCCAACAGCTCCACATGGGCTGCCCCAGCTCCGCGGACAGCACCCCCTTGCACCAGCCCAGTTTATTCTCTTCCTCCGGGGCTCGGTGagctgtcacctcctccaggaagccttccttgacTGTTTCCTCACCCTTCTCTCCCAACCTGTAGGGGCTCCTTGTCCTCTGTGCCTCCCTGGGTTGGCGCTTATGGAAACAGGCggtcctcccctctgccctcacccATTCCCTCATCTCTCAGTCATGGGAACACCCACTCAACATTCACTGGGTCTCCCCAGGAGACAGGCTCTGGGTGTAGAGAGGGGGGAAGAGTTCTTGCCCCTTTGGGGGTGGCTGACAGCTGGGGACACAGGGCTGGTGAACGGCCAGCAGTCCTGACGGCCGGGTGCCGAGCGGATGGACGGACCGAGAAGAGACGGACTGGGTCATGTCCCCAGAACGCGGCTGACCGGGGAGGAGGGGCCGTGCTGTTGAGCTTTCTAGGACTTTGCAACAGAGGCCCGGGGACCTGCCGCTGGGCTGGCGACACAGCAGAGGATGGAGCTGTGTCAGCAGTGGTCCCCGTGCGCGGCTCCCAGCCCGTCCGGGGACACCTAGCCTGGAGCAGCTCGGCTCAGAGCCCGGCCTCGCACAGCCGCACGAAGGCGCCCTGGCCGGCCGAGAATTCAGCACCTCCCGCTGGGTCTCCGGAGGCCCCAGCCACGGTGGGAAGGCCGAGGTGCTGGGGAGAGGCTGCAGGGCCCATGGGAGCTTGGCGCTG from Oryctolagus cuniculus chromosome 1, mOryCun1.1, whole genome shotgun sequence includes these protein-coding regions:
- the FIBCD1 gene encoding fibrinogen C domain-containing protein 1, producing MVKERWKTMGGASQLEAPPRDKPQRPSCGYALCTVLLALAVLLAVAVTGTVLFLNHAHAPGTAPPPVVSTGPAGANSALVTVERADSSHLSIVIDPRCPDLADGFARLEGAQASVLQALSQHQAQPRRAGEQEQELLDTLAEQLPRLLARASELQAECAGLRKGHGSLGQGLSALQHEQGRLIQLLSESQGHMAHLVTSVSDVLDALQRDRGLGRPRVKADLQRAPARAARPRGCASGSRPRDCLDVLLSGQQDDGVYSIFPTHYPAGFQVYCDMRTDGGGWTVFQRREDGSVNFFRGWEAYRDGFGKLTGEHWLGLKRIHALTTQAAYELHVDLEDFDNGTAYAHYGSFGVGLFSVDPEEDGYPLTVAGYSGTAGDSLLKHSGMRFTTKDRDSDHSENNCAAFYRGAWWYRNCHTSNLNGQYLRGAHASYADGVEWSSWTGWQYSLKFSEMKIRPVREDR